The window GGTCTTTCCCCGCACGCTGCTGCCGACCTGGCGTCAGCGCGCCGACGAGGTCGGCTTCATCAACGCGGCCACCGGCGAGCAGCGCACGTTCGGTGAGCACGCCGACCGTGTGTCGCAGCTGTGCGACGCGGTCGCGACCAAGCTCGGCGTCGGTCCACAGGACCGCGTCGCCGTGCTGAGCATGAACAGCATGGAGTACCTCGAGCTCTGGCACGCGGGCTTCCTCGGCGCGTTCGTCGTGAACCCGCTGAACCTGCGGTTCTCCCCCGACGAGCTGACCTACGTCCTGCGGGACGCCGAGTCCACGGTCTGCTTCGTGGACTCGAACTTCGCGCCGGTCATCGAAAAGATCCGCGAGGCGGCCGGGCTGAAGCACGTGGTGCTCATCGGCGGCGGCGACGGCACCGCGGACATCCGCTACGAGGAACTGCTCGCCGACGCCGGCAATCGCTGGCCGGAGGTACCGGAGGAGGACGACCTCGCCGTCGTCATGTACACCGGCGGGACCACGGGCAAGCCCAAGGGCGTCATGCTCGACCAGCGCGCCGAGGTGCTGAACCAGTACCACATTGCGATGAGCATCCCGTGGGAGCGCGGCGACACCTACATCATCTCGACGCCCATGTTCCACGGCGCGACGATGCTCGGCGTCGTGGGCGCCTCGATGTTCGGCGTCCCGGTCGTCATCCAGTCGATGTTCGAGCCCGCCGGATTTCTCAAGGCCTGCGAGACCTACAACTGCACCGTCACCGTGCTCGTGCCGACGATGATCGGCATGGTGCTGACGCACCCCGAGTTCGCCCCGGAGCGGATCTCGTCGCTGAAGCGCCTCATCTACGGCGCCTCGCCGATGCCGAAGGCACTGCTGCAGAAGCTCCTCGCGCTCCTGCCGGACACCCGGATCATCCAGGGCTACGGCATGACCGAGGCGGCCACCGTCCTCACGTTCTTCCACGACGAGGACCACCGCGAGGGTTCGCGCCTCGGCTCCTGCGGTCGCGCGCTGCCCGGCATCGAGATCAAGGTCGTCGACGCCGAGGGCAACGATCTCCCGCCCGGTGAGGCCGGCGAGGTCTACGCCCGCGGAGGCAACTTCATGCAGGGCTACCTCAAGCTCCCGGAGGAGACCGCCAAGGCCCTCTGCGACGGCTGGTACGCCAGCGGCGACGTCGGCTATCTCGACGAGGCCGGATACCTGTTCCTCGTCGACCGGGCGAAGGACATGATCATCTCCGGCGGCGAAAACATCTACTCGGTCGAGGTCGAGAACGCGATCGCCTCGCACCCGGAGGTGCTCCAGGTCGCGGTCATCGGTATCCCGCACGAGACGTGGGGCGAGGCCGTCCACGCGATCTGCGTGGTGACGGAGGGCTCGACTCTCACGGCCGACGACGTGATCGCGCACGCCCGGAACTCGATCGGCGGTTACAAGGTCCCCCGTTCGGTGGACTTCCGCACCGAGCCGCTCCCCCTGTCCGGGGCAATGAAGGTGCTGAAGAAGGACCTGCGCGCCCCGTTCTGGGCGGGCCAGGACCGCGCCATCAACTAGTCTCGTCCCATGGTCGCGACCTCGACGATCGACAACGAGAGCCCGGAACGGGTGCTGCTGCGCAAGAGCGTGGCGGCCGCGGTGGCCCCGTTCGGACCGAGCTACTTCCGCCAAAAGGCGGCGGCGGGCGAGCCCACGCACGACCTGTGGGCGGCCGTCGTCAAGGGCGGGTTCACCTCGGTGAACCTGCCTGAGGAGTTCGGCGGCGGTGGCGCCGGGCTGTCCGAGCTCGCCGTCGTGTGCGAGGAGATCGCGACCGCCGGCGGTCCCCTGCTGCTGATGGTGGTGCACTCCGCGATCTGCGGTCCGGTCATCGCCGAGTTCGGCACGGCCGAGCAGCGCGCCGAATGGCTACCGCGGTGGACCGAGCCGGACTTCCGGATGTGCTTCGCCATCACGGAACCTGACGCCGGGTCGAACTCGCACAACCTCTCGCTGCGGGCGACGAAGCAGCCCGACGGCGACTGGGTGCTTCACGGCTCGAAGATCTACATCTCCGGCGTCGACGAGTCGCAGGCGATGCTCGTCGTCGCCAAGATCGGCACCGACGAGCGGACCGGCAAGGGTCAGCTCGCGCTGTTCATCGTCGACACCGACGCCCCCGGGCTCGGCAAGTCGCACATCCCGACCGAGCTCGTCCTGCCGGAGAAGCAGTTCCTGCTCAGCTTCGACGACGTCCGCGTTCCGGCGAACCGCGTCGTCGGCGACCCGGGCGACGGCCTGAAGCAGATCTTCCACGGACTCAACCCGGAGCGGATCACCGGCGCCGCGCTCTGCAACGGCATCAGCCGCTACGTCCTCGACCGGGCGGTCCGCTACGCCAACGAGCGTTCGGTGTGGGGCACCCCGATCGGCACGCACCAGGGCGTCGCGCACCCGTTGGCCGAGTCGAAGATCAACCTCGAGCTGGCGCGGCTGATGACCTTCCGCGCCGCGGATCTCTACGACAGCCGCGCCGACGCCGGCGAGGCCGCGAACATGGCGAAGTTCGCCTCCGCCGAGGCCGCGATGAAGTGCGTCGACCAGGCGATCCAGACCCACGGCGGCAACGGCCTCGCCACCGAGTACGGCGTCGCCCACCTCTGGGGCCTCGCCCGGCTGATCAAGATCGCCCCCGTCTCCCGGGAGATGATCCTCAACCACGTCGCCCAGCACAGCCTCGGTCTCCCGAAGTCCTACTGAACGAGCGGGGCGCGACAACGTGCGGCGGGCGGCGCAGCCGCGCTCGCCTGAGGGGCTCTAAGCGACCCGCGTGGCCGAAGGACACGCGAAAGCGAGCGCCAGCGAGCGGGAGCCTGTCCCCGAAGGTGAGTGCGGCGGAGTCGACCGCCGCACTCACTCGCGGATTGGCTAGGCCAGCTTGCGCAGGATCTTCTGGTCGCGCTCGCTGTACGGCGGGTACATCAGTTTGAGGTCGGGCTTGGTCGGCATCTTCAGCGTGGCCTTGCGGTGGCTGAAGGCCTCGTAGCCCCACTTGCCGTGGTAGGCACCCATGCCGGAGTAGCCGACGCCGCCGAACGGCAGCTGCGGCGCGAGCACGTGCATGGCGATGTGGTTGGCCACCGCACCACCGCAGGGGACCTCGCTGAACAAGCGCTCGATCTCAGCCTTCGACTTGCTGAAGATGTAGGCCGCGAGCGGCTTCTCGCCCTCGTTGATGATCGCGATCGCGTGGTCGAGGGAGTCGACGTCGATGATCGGGAGGATCGGGCCGAAGATCTCGCCCTGCATGACCGGAGCGGTGCGGTCCGGGTTGAGGACGACGGTCGGCTCGATTGCGATCGAGGCCGGGTCCGCGTTGCCGCCGGTCTCGGGCTTGAGGCCCGTGAGCAGGCCGGTCAGCCGCTGGAACTGACGGTCGTTCACGATGCGCTGCTTCTCCGGCGCGCCGGCGCGCATGTCGGACATGGCCTTCTTGAGCTCCGCGGCGAACTCTTCGCGAACGCTCTTCTCGACCAGCAGGTAGTCCGGCGCGACGCAGGTCTGACCCGAGTTCAGCAGCTTGCCGAAGGAGATGCGGCGGGCGGCGACGCCGAGGTCGGCGTTCTTGGTGACGATGACCGGGCTCTTGCCACCAAGCTCGAGGACGACCGGGGTCAGGTGCGGTGCACACGCCTCGGCGATCTTGCGGCCGATCTCGGTGCCGCCGGTGAAGAAGACCAGGTCCATCTTCTGGTCGATGATCTGCTGGGTGATCGCGGCGTCACCCTCCAGGACCGCGATCGCCTCGGAGTCGAGGTACTCGGGAATGAGGCGGGCCAGCGCGGCCGACGCGGCCGGCGCGTGCTCGGACGGCTTGACGACGCAGCAGTTGCCGGCGGCGACGGCGCCGATGAGCGGGCCGAGCGTCAGGTAGAAGGGGTAGTTCCACGGACCGATCACCAGGACGGTGCCCAGCGGCTCGTACCGGTAGGAGGCCTTGCCCGGCATCAGGGCCAGGGGCACGCCGGTACGGGTCGGCTTCATCCACTTCTTCAGGTGCTTGAGCGCGTACTCGGCCTCACCGACCGTCGACGCGATGTCGCCGAACCACGTCTCGTGCGGCGTACGCCCGAGGTCGGAGGCCAGCGCCTCGGCGAGCTCGGACTCGCGCTCGGTGACCAGCCGGATGATGCCTTCGAGCTGACGCTTGCGCCACTCCAGCGGAAGCGTGCGGCCCGTGCGGTGCACGGCACGCAGGCGCGCCACCGTCTCGGCGGCCAGCTGGGCGCCCGGGTCCGTCGTGGTGCTCGCGGTGGACCGGTCGGCGACTGAGGTCATGGGATAACCGTCCTGGATCTCGTCTGCGGCGTTAGTGATGGATAACTCTGACCGGCAATCCTATCCCGCACGAAGGGCCCGCGGCTAGGCCCGATGTCGCCCGGAACCATTGACGGGCGACGTGATTCGTCGTTAACGTGACCCCATGGCACTGGATCGGGCTGCGGCCTTTCAGAACGACCGGGTTCACATCCTCACCCTGCTCCGCGACCTGCGCGAGGACGAGTGGGCGGCGCCGAGCAAGTGCGCCGGCTGGGCGGTCCGCGACGTGGTCTCCCACATGGGCGCGGCGTGTCACGGGACGTTCACTCCGTGGGTGCTCAAGCTCCTGGCGGGCAAGGACATCGAGGCGGCGAACAACCGCGACGCCGAGAAGCGGCGCTCGTGGGAGCCGGCCAAGCTCCTCCGCGAGTACGAGGTGTGGGGCAACCGGTGCGTGCCGGTGATGAAGGTGGTCCAGGCTCCCGGTGCCCGTTCGCTGCCCGTGCGTGTCGCCGAGGTCGGTGCCTACCCGGCGAAGCTGTTGACGAGCGCCTTCGTCTTCGACCACGGTCTCCACGCCCGCTACGACATCGCCGCCGCCCTCGGCCGCACGATGCCCGCGCAGGACGAGAACGCTCTCGCCACCTCGATCGAGTGGATGATCGCCGGCCTCTCCCCCATGAGCGGCGACCGCCTGTCCTGGCTCTCCGCCCCGGTCGAGTTCCGCCTCGTCGGCCCCGGTGGCGGGACGTGGACCGTCGCACCCGGCGCGAAGCGGGTGAAGGTGACGGAGGGCCCGTCCTCCAGCGCCGCCGTCACGATCGAGGGCCCGGCCACCACCTTCCCGATCTGGGGCACCGACCGCGAACCCTGGCGCGAGGCCGGCATCGCCATCAAGGGCGACGAGGAGATCGGCACCAGGTTCCTCGACACCAAGCGGATCATCTGAGGCCGCGAACGACGCTTCGTCGAACCCGCGAGGTCGGGCCAGAACTCTTCTGGCCCGACCTCTTGCGTTCCGGAGCGGACCGGGGTAGTCTTCGAACATATGTTCGAGCAGCTGATCCAACCGGACGAGGTCGACGGGATCGACCTCGCTGAGCTGCGCGCGGGTCTGTGGCACGTTCCGGAGGACGAACCGCCCGCCGAGCATGTGGAGGCCACGCTGGCGCGGGTGCTCGCGGAGGCGGACGCGCGGGTGTGGGACGACCCGCCGCCGGAGGTCGCGGCGCTGCTCGACCGGTGCTCGCGTGAGGAGTCCGAGCAGACGGAGAGGTCGTTCTCGGCCGCGGATGCGGAGCGGTGGCGGGAGCGGGAGGCGACCGCGTTCGCGTTGTGGGAGCAGGAGTACGCCACCACCGACGGGATGCTCCAGCGCATCGTCCGCTCGCGGGCCGATGCGGCCCGGTGCAACGGTGCTGAGTTGCGGGGGATGGCGGAGTTCGCGATGCAGCGGGCGCAGGAGGCCGCGGTTGCGGTCGCGCAGGCCGCGGCCGAGGGCGCCACCCGTGAGGAGTTGGAGGCGGTGATCGAGGCCGCGGAGTCCTCCGCCGCGGCCGAGCTCGGTGTGGTGTTGCACCTGTCCCCGTCCGCGGCCCGCGCGCGCAGTGATTTCGCCTCCGGGTTGTTGCGGCGCCTGCCTGAGACCTTGAAGGCCCTGGAGGCCGGGGTGCTCACCGAACGGGCGGCGAAGGTTCTGTGGGAGGAGACCCGGGACCTGAATGTCGCCGATGCGGCGCGGGTCGAGCGGGACTGCCTGGACAAGGCGAAGAACCTGACCCCGGCCTCGTTCGGGCGCCGGGTGCGTAAGCGGGTGGAGGAGCTCGACCCCGCCGCCGCGCGTAAGCGGCACGAGCGGGCCCGCACCGAACGCCGGGTCTCGATGAGTCCGGCCGGGGACGGGATGGCGTGGATCTCCCTGTTGCTGCCGGCCGAGGAGGCGATGGCGGTCTACGGGGTGATCGATGCCGCCGCCCGCCTGAAGGTCCCCGGCGACCCCAGGACCCTGGATCAGCGCAAGGCCGACGCCGCGGTCGACCTGATCACCCGCCCCGGCAACCAGGACCCCCGCGTCGGCTATGTCGTGCACATGCACGGCGAGAACGCATCTGGCGAAAGCTCGTCTGAGCCTGAGGACTCCGGGTTCGTGCAGGTTCAGGGTGGGGAACGGATCCCGGCGGCGCGGGCGCGGGCCAAGGCGGACCTGACGGTGTATCACCCGTCAGTGCCGGTGGACATCGCCGCGCTGCTCGCGGACTACAACTCCCGCGCCGACGTCTACCGACCCCCGGCCAGGCTCAAGCGGGCGATCCGGGCGCGGGACCGGCACTGCCGGTTCCCCGGCTGCCGGGTCCCGGCCGACCGGTGCGAACTGGACCACACCATCGCCTTCGAGATCGGCGGCCGGACCGTCTATTTCAATCTCTCGGCGTTGTGCAAGTTCCACCATCGGATCAAACACATGCCGGGATGGACGTGCTCGCAGGACGAGCACGGGGTCCTGACCTGGACCACCCCCACCGGGCAAGTGTTCATCACCCGACCACCCCCACCGGTCGGGGACGAACCCCCCGACTTCGAACAACCCGCCCCCACACCCTGGGCCCGGGCTGCTTCGAGGACCGCCGATTTCGACGAGGACAACCCGCCGTTCTGACCAGCGGGCACCTGAGGGTGCCCGCTTGTCAGCGCGTCAGTGCGCGGCGGCAGGGGCGGGTCGACCGGGGCCGGCGGCGCCGGCGAAGGCCTGAGCGATGGTCATCCACTGCTCGGCGATCGGGCCGGTCCGGACGAGCTGAGTCTCCGCCAGATTCCGACGCTGGGTCACGACCAGGCAGAACTCGAGCGCGTCACCGGTGACGCGGTTCTCGGCGTCCTCGGGACCCCAGGTCCAGAGGCTGCCGTCCGGGGCCGTGAGCTCGACACGGACCGGGTCCTCCGGCGCCTCCAGCCGGCGCACGCGGTAGCTGTAGGCGCGCGCACCGATGCCGATGTGCGCGACGTGCTTCAGGCGCTCGGTCGCTGGCCGGGTCACGCCGAGCGTGTCGGCGATGTCCTGCCCGTGCGCCCAGGTCTCCATGATCCGCGCGGTCACCGAGGACGCGACGCTCATCGCCGGGCCGTACCAGGGCACGCGCTCCTTGGGATCGCGCTCCCCCGCCTGCGTGATCAGCTCGAGGCGCGCACGCCGGAACCAGGCGTGCAGCTCGGGCACCGGCATCGATCGGCACTCGACGGCGATGCGGTCCGGGAAGTCCATCCCGGCGGCGATGTGCTCGGCCGCCTCGGCCTGGAAACGCTCCGGGTCGGTCATGGCGAGCGCCGCGGCCTGGTCGAAGAACGCGAGGTGCGAGATCTGGTCGCGGATCGCCCAGCCCTCGGCCGGCGTGGGCCGCTCCCAGTCGGCCTCGGTCAGCCCGGCGAGCATCTGCTCGACAATCTCGGTCTCCGCCGCCAGATCGGTGACCAGCTGCGACATCAGGCCGGACATGGGCGAGGTCCTTTCCGTCGGGATGCGGCCGCGGACCGCAACACCATGTTATCCGCGATTCACATCGCTCGCGACTCTCCCCAGATAGTGCGCGATCGCCTGGGACCGGTTCGAGGCCCCCAGTTTCGCCAAGATGTGCTTCACGTGCACCTTCACCGTGCCCTCGCTCATCACCAGCCGCTCCGCGATCTCCGCGTTACGCGCCCCACTGGCGACCAGTTCGAGCACCTGGCGTTCCCGGCCGGTGAGCGCCGCCAGCCGGTCGTCCAACACGGCCGCGGCGGGCGCGATCGGCGGAACGGGGTCGGCGCCGAGGGCGGCCGTGAGCTCGATCGCCGACTCGGTCAGTTGCTCGGTCGTCGCGTTGAGCACGGCCAGCAGGTCCCGGAGTTGCTGCTGCTGCAGCCGCATGCTCTCCAGCAGCGCCGTCCGCTCGTACAGGTGCCCGAAGCCTTGGGCGAATCGGCTCAGGACGTCCCGATCGGTGGCGTCGCAGGCCGGTCCGTCCGGGCCGTGGTCGCCGTGCAGCAGGCCGATCACCGTCCCGGCCGGGGCAATGGGAGCAACCACGTACGGCGGCCCGGACGGCCATCCCGGAGCGGCCCCCGTCCGGTCCTGAACCAGGACCGCCCGGCTCTCGGCGACCACCCGGCCCTCGGGGCCGACGCGCGGACGCAGCACGAGCACCCGACCACGCAACTCCTGCCACGGGTCATCGGCGCCGGCGTGGACGATCCACGGCACCCACGCCCCCTCCTCGACCCGCGACAGCACCACGCGCTGCAGGCCGCAGCTGCGCGCGACCTCGGCACCCGCCCGGTCGAGCAGGTCCGCCGTGTACGGCGCCCCCCGCAGCCGGGCCAACCCTCGCTCGCACTGGGCCAGGCGCAGATGTCGGTCGGCGAGCTCCTGCCGACGCAGCTGCGCGTACGTCTCCTGCAGATCAGCGAACGCGCCGGCCAGCGCGGGATCCGCGTCTCCGCTCGCCGCCAGCCGCGCCAGGCAGCGATCGCTCAGCTCCGCCGCCGCCTCCGACAACGCGGTGGCGACGGCGCCCGACGGGGTGACCGGGAAGTCCGCTCCGATCACCTCCGCAAGGCCGCGCAGCCGGGTCACCACTGCGGAGTACGCGCGCCGGTTGCGACCGACGTCAGGGGGCGGCGGCACGACCGCGCTCCAGCAGGAGGAATCGGGAGACCGCCTCGGCACGGTTCGCCGCCTTGAGCTTGTGCGTCACCCGGCTGACGTGGGCCTTGACCGTCGACTCACTGATCACCAGCCGCTCGGCGATGTCGGTGTTCCGCGCTCCCGCCACCATGAGCTCGAGGACCTCGCGCTCACGGCGGCTGAACATCGGCACCGCGCCGGCCGGTCCCGTGCTCTCCGTCCCCGCCGGCCGCGGTCGTTCCCGCCGCGCCAGCAGCAGCTCCGCCGAACTCAGCTCGGCAAGATTGCGCTCGGCGGCCACGAACGCCTCGCGCAGGTGCGCGCGCTGCTGGTCCAGCCGCTGCGAGAGCACCAGGTGCTGGAAGATGAGCCCGAAGCCCTCCGCGAACGTCCAGAGGTTGTCCCGGTCGTGGTCGGTGAGCTCGCGACTGCCGACCCAGCGGTCGCCCTGCAGGAACCCGATCACCTCCCCGCTCGGCATCACCGGAGAGGCGATGTAGCCGACGCTCTCGGCCGCCTCGACGAGCTCGCGGTCGACACCGGCGTCCTGGGCGGAGACCAGCGCGGCGCACCGGCGTCGCACCAGGTCGTTCTCCAAGGTCCCCGCCCGGAGCGGGATCCACTGCTCGGTGAGGTACGCCCGCGTGCGGGCGGCGACGTCGGGATCGACGCCGGGTGAGATCCACACGGCCTCGGCTCGCCACGTGGAGCCGCGTCGTCGACTGACCACCGTGCGGTCGAGATCGCAGCAGTGCGCGAGTTCGGCGGCGGCAGCCTCGAGCAGCTCGCCGACGTCGGGAATCGCCCGCAGGCGGCCGAGGCTCTCGTGAATCCGGTCGACGGCCGCGAAGCGGCGCGAGACCGCGTCCTCGGCCAGGTCCGCCCCGGCCCGCGTGAGGTCGGCGAGGGCTCGCCCCAGCGCTCCAAGGTCCATCCCGGGCGCTGCCGGGCGGCGCAGGACCGCGGCGAGCTTCGCCGTCGTGTCCTCCAGCGCGTCGGTCAACCGACGCCGCCCGGCCCGGTCCTGTCGTCCGCCCCCGGCCAGCGCGGCCGCCGCCCGCTCGCGGAGCTCGGCGGCCTGCTCCAGCAGCAGCGCCAGGGACGTCATGGCGACGTTTCTACCACTAATGGCTACCTAAATCGGCACGGTAGGGAGAGGCCGGCATGTTTATCACGATTTACCGTTGACCGTCCGCCGTTCCGGGCCAATCGTCAAAGGAGATCGAATGGGTGCTGTACCCGAGGAGGTCATGCAGCGCGAGCTGGACATGGCCTGGCAACACGTCTTCACGTGGGGCAGCTACGGGATCACCGTCGCGATGCTGGTGTGGGCCTTCTACCTCGGCCGCGCCCACCGCACCTCCTTCTACGTGCTGGCGTCGCTCGGTGTGTTCATCGGCGCCTTCGCCGAGCCGATCTACGACGTCCTGTTCGACCTCTGGTTCTACGACGTGCACAACGGCGAGGGCGGCGCGATGTACTCGCACTTCACCGCCTTCGAACGCGTGCAGCCGGTGTGGACGCACAGCGGTTACCTGATCCTCTACGCGGGCCCGGTGCTCTACGCGGGTTGGAAGATGTACCAGGGCCTGGCGACGCCCAAGTTCCTGTTCGGGATCTGGGGCGTCGAGATCGTCACCTCCTGCGTCTTCGAGGTGATCGGCACCGGGACGAACGTCTACACGTACTACGGCCCGTACGAGATGCGGATCTGGAACTACCCGTTGGTGATCGGCGTCCTCGAGGGCACGCAGACCATCCTGTTCACGGTGCTGGCCGTCAACCTGTGGCGCCGCATCAAGTCCGGATGGGGCATGGCGAGCCTGCTGTACGCGCACCCGTTCACGATGTTCGGCACCAACGTCGGCATCGGCGCCCCGCTGATCGTGGCACTGCACCTCGACGACGAGGGTGGCGTCACCTTCGCGAGCGAACTGGTCTGGGTCGCCACGTTCCTCGTGTACGGCCTGTGTGCCTTGGCCGTCCTGGGCGCGACGAAGTTCCTGCCCGAGCCGCTGGATCCGGCCGAGGAGCCGACCGGCCGCCGCCGGGACGCGGCTCCGCACCGGGAGAGTGTCGGGGTCTGACGCGGCCTCACCGAAGGGCCCGGCACCGTTGGTGCCGGGCCCTTCGTCGTCCTTCGCTGACGAGAGATCAGCGCACCAGGTCTGCCAGGTCCGAGCGGCGGGAGATGCCGAGCTTCGCGTAGATCCGCTGCAGGCGGTTGTCGATGGTCCGGACGGAAAGCTGCAGTTCCTCGGCGATCTCGCGATTCGTCCGGCCCGACACCGCCAGCAGCGCAGTCTCCCGCTCCGCCGGGGTGAGGGGCTCGCGGGTCGACAGCGCCATCAGGGCCGGGGTCGAGGCACCCGGGCAACTCCGCGCGAACGCCGCCGCCCGCTGGGACTCGCGGGCGGCGCGCTGGCCGCGGCCCGCGCGCTCCCACACACCCGCCGCGTCGGCCGCCGCCTCGGCCGCGAGCAGCGCGGCCCCGAGCCGGTCGAACTCCGTCGCCGCGCGCTCGAGCGCCTCGCCGTCGCCCTCGACGAGAGCGTCGACGTGCCGGCACCGGGCCGGCGCGAGCTCGCCGCCGAGGTCGGCCGCGAGGGCACGCAGCCGCGGCGCCACGGGCTTCGGATCGCCCAGTCGCGCGATGTCGTGCAGGGCCGCCGCCGCCCCGACGAGGTCGCCGATGCGCTCGCCGATCGCGGCCGCCTCGGCCAGTTCCTCGCGCGCGGCGCCGAGCCGCCCCTCGGCCGCCGCCGCCCAGCCGCGGGCGGCCGCGTG of the Sporichthya polymorpha DSM 43042 genome contains:
- a CDS encoding maleylpyruvate isomerase family mycothiol-dependent enzyme, producing the protein MALDRAAAFQNDRVHILTLLRDLREDEWAAPSKCAGWAVRDVVSHMGAACHGTFTPWVLKLLAGKDIEAANNRDAEKRRSWEPAKLLREYEVWGNRCVPVMKVVQAPGARSLPVRVAEVGAYPAKLLTSAFVFDHGLHARYDIAAALGRTMPAQDENALATSIEWMIAGLSPMSGDRLSWLSAPVEFRLVGPGGGTWTVAPGAKRVKVTEGPSSSAAVTIEGPATTFPIWGTDREPWREAGIAIKGDEEIGTRFLDTKRII
- a CDS encoding HNH endonuclease signature motif containing protein, which produces MFEQLIQPDEVDGIDLAELRAGLWHVPEDEPPAEHVEATLARVLAEADARVWDDPPPEVAALLDRCSREESEQTERSFSAADAERWREREATAFALWEQEYATTDGMLQRIVRSRADAARCNGAELRGMAEFAMQRAQEAAVAVAQAAAEGATREELEAVIEAAESSAAAELGVVLHLSPSAARARSDFASGLLRRLPETLKALEAGVLTERAAKVLWEETRDLNVADAARVERDCLDKAKNLTPASFGRRVRKRVEELDPAAARKRHERARTERRVSMSPAGDGMAWISLLLPAEEAMAVYGVIDAAARLKVPGDPRTLDQRKADAAVDLITRPGNQDPRVGYVVHMHGENASGESSSEPEDSGFVQVQGGERIPAARARAKADLTVYHPSVPVDIAALLADYNSRADVYRPPARLKRAIRARDRHCRFPGCRVPADRCELDHTIAFEIGGRTVYFNLSALCKFHHRIKHMPGWTCSQDEHGVLTWTTPTGQVFITRPPPPVGDEPPDFEQPAPTPWARAASRTADFDEDNPPF
- a CDS encoding response regulator transcription factor, producing the protein MTSLALLLEQAAELRERAAAALAGGGRQDRAGRRRLTDALEDTTAKLAAVLRRPAAPGMDLGALGRALADLTRAGADLAEDAVSRRFAAVDRIHESLGRLRAIPDVGELLEAAAAELAHCCDLDRTVVSRRRGSTWRAEAVWISPGVDPDVAARTRAYLTEQWIPLRAGTLENDLVRRRCAALVSAQDAGVDRELVEAAESVGYIASPVMPSGEVIGFLQGDRWVGSRELTDHDRDNLWTFAEGFGLIFQHLVLSQRLDQQRAHLREAFVAAERNLAELSSAELLLARRERPRPAGTESTGPAGAVPMFSRREREVLELMVAGARNTDIAERLVISESTVKAHVSRVTHKLKAANRAEAVSRFLLLERGRAAAP
- a CDS encoding aldehyde dehydrogenase family protein; translation: MTSVADRSTASTTTDPGAQLAAETVARLRAVHRTGRTLPLEWRKRQLEGIIRLVTERESELAEALASDLGRTPHETWFGDIASTVGEAEYALKHLKKWMKPTRTGVPLALMPGKASYRYEPLGTVLVIGPWNYPFYLTLGPLIGAVAAGNCCVVKPSEHAPAASAALARLIPEYLDSEAIAVLEGDAAITQQIIDQKMDLVFFTGGTEIGRKIAEACAPHLTPVVLELGGKSPVIVTKNADLGVAARRISFGKLLNSGQTCVAPDYLLVEKSVREEFAAELKKAMSDMRAGAPEKQRIVNDRQFQRLTGLLTGLKPETGGNADPASIAIEPTVVLNPDRTAPVMQGEIFGPILPIIDVDSLDHAIAIINEGEKPLAAYIFSKSKAEIERLFSEVPCGGAVANHIAMHVLAPQLPFGGVGYSGMGAYHGKWGYEAFSHRKATLKMPTKPDLKLMYPPYSERDQKILRKLA
- a CDS encoding TIGR03084 family metal-binding protein, with translation MSGLMSQLVTDLAAETEIVEQMLAGLTEADWERPTPAEGWAIRDQISHLAFFDQAAALAMTDPERFQAEAAEHIAAGMDFPDRIAVECRSMPVPELHAWFRRARLELITQAGERDPKERVPWYGPAMSVASSVTARIMETWAHGQDIADTLGVTRPATERLKHVAHIGIGARAYSYRVRRLEAPEDPVRVELTAPDGSLWTWGPEDAENRVTGDALEFCLVVTQRRNLAETQLVRTGPIAEQWMTIAQAFAGAAGPGRPAPAAAH
- a CDS encoding long-chain-fatty-acid--CoA ligase, producing the protein MKELVFPRTLLPTWRQRADEVGFINAATGEQRTFGEHADRVSQLCDAVATKLGVGPQDRVAVLSMNSMEYLELWHAGFLGAFVVNPLNLRFSPDELTYVLRDAESTVCFVDSNFAPVIEKIREAAGLKHVVLIGGGDGTADIRYEELLADAGNRWPEVPEEDDLAVVMYTGGTTGKPKGVMLDQRAEVLNQYHIAMSIPWERGDTYIISTPMFHGATMLGVVGASMFGVPVVIQSMFEPAGFLKACETYNCTVTVLVPTMIGMVLTHPEFAPERISSLKRLIYGASPMPKALLQKLLALLPDTRIIQGYGMTEAATVLTFFHDEDHREGSRLGSCGRALPGIEIKVVDAEGNDLPPGEAGEVYARGGNFMQGYLKLPEETAKALCDGWYASGDVGYLDEAGYLFLVDRAKDMIISGGENIYSVEVENAIASHPEVLQVAVIGIPHETWGEAVHAICVVTEGSTLTADDVIAHARNSIGGYKVPRSVDFRTEPLPLSGAMKVLKKDLRAPFWAGQDRAIN
- a CDS encoding helix-turn-helix transcriptional regulator: MPPPPDVGRNRRAYSAVVTRLRGLAEVIGADFPVTPSGAVATALSEAAAELSDRCLARLAASGDADPALAGAFADLQETYAQLRRQELADRHLRLAQCERGLARLRGAPYTADLLDRAGAEVARSCGLQRVVLSRVEEGAWVPWIVHAGADDPWQELRGRVLVLRPRVGPEGRVVAESRAVLVQDRTGAAPGWPSGPPYVVAPIAPAGTVIGLLHGDHGPDGPACDATDRDVLSRFAQGFGHLYERTALLESMRLQQQQLRDLLAVLNATTEQLTESAIELTAALGADPVPPIAPAAAVLDDRLAALTGRERQVLELVASGARNAEIAERLVMSEGTVKVHVKHILAKLGASNRSQAIAHYLGRVASDVNRG
- a CDS encoding acyl-CoA dehydrogenase family protein; translated protein: MVATSTIDNESPERVLLRKSVAAAVAPFGPSYFRQKAAAGEPTHDLWAAVVKGGFTSVNLPEEFGGGGAGLSELAVVCEEIATAGGPLLLMVVHSAICGPVIAEFGTAEQRAEWLPRWTEPDFRMCFAITEPDAGSNSHNLSLRATKQPDGDWVLHGSKIYISGVDESQAMLVVAKIGTDERTGKGQLALFIVDTDAPGLGKSHIPTELVLPEKQFLLSFDDVRVPANRVVGDPGDGLKQIFHGLNPERITGAALCNGISRYVLDRAVRYANERSVWGTPIGTHQGVAHPLAESKINLELARLMTFRAADLYDSRADAGEAANMAKFASAEAAMKCVDQAIQTHGGNGLATEYGVAHLWGLARLIKIAPVSREMILNHVAQHSLGLPKSY